From the bacterium genome, the window GGTCGCGGAAGCGGAAGTCGTTGACCGTGGACGTCTCGGTGAAGTCGTTCTTGCGGTGGTTGACCTGCGCCTCGACGAACCAGTCGCTCCCGAAGAGGCCGGTGTAGCGCAGCGACTGCTGGTGGGCGCCGTACTTGATCGTGGAGGCGAACGCGCCGCCCGCGGCGTCGGCCGGAACGCGGGACATCGACTCGAGCGTCCCGTCGCCGTTGACGTCGGCCCGGCCGAAGAACCGGATGGCCGAGCTGGCGTTGGTGCCGAGGTTGCCGTAGCCCTTCGAGGGATCGCCGAAGGCGGTCAGCTCGAAGCGGTGGTTGGCGCTGGCCACGAAGTTGAACTTCGCGGCGTAGTTGTCGCGCTTGCGGTCGCCGCGGACAGTCTGGCTGTCGTTCGGCATGAAGTTCTGGTCAAGGTAGGTCGAGGCGGTCGTCGGATCGGCGAGGCGCAGCGGATTGCGCGGGTCGTCGGTCTTCACGATCTCGTCGTTCCAGTTCTTGACCGGGTTGTAGGCGACGAACCAGAAGGCGCGGTCCTTGATGAACGGACCGCCGGCCTGGAGGCCGATGTCCGTCGTCTGGGGCCCGACCTGGTCGTTGATCATGCCGCGGATCAGGGAAGCCATCTTCCCCTGCGAGGCGAGGCTGCGCGGCTCGACGTAGACGCCCACGCGTCCCTTCACGTCGTTGGTGCCGGAGCGGACGATGCCGCTGATCACGCCGCCGAGCGCCTGGCCGTATTCGGCTTCGAACCCGCCGGTCTTCACCTGGACTTCTTCGAGGAAGTCGGAGGTGATGCCCGTGCCCAGGGAGCCGTAGTTCAGCGAGTACGTCCCGACGCCGCCGTAGCCGGAGTCGGTGATGTTCACGCCGTCGATGATGTAGGAGTTCTCGAGGCCGGACGAACCGCCGATCGAGTAGTTGCCCTGGCCCGTGCCGCCGCCGTCGACGACGCCCGGCGCGAAGGCGACCGCGGCGACGAAGTTGCGGCCGATCGGCATGGTGTTGATCGCCTGGTCGGTCTTGAAGCTGCTCAGGACTTCGGAGCGCTTCACGTCGATCAGCGGGGTCACGCTGGTGACCGTCACTTCCTCGGTCTTCCCCGGGTTCAGCTTGACGGGGAGCCGCGTGATCTGCCCGGTCGTGAGGCCGACCTTGCTGAAGAGGACCGGCGAGAAGCCGGCCATCTCGGCCTTGACCTTGTAGATCCCCGGCGGCATGAAGCGGAATTCGAAGTTGCCGTCGACGTCGGTCTGCGTCGAACGTTCGCCCAGCGGGCCTTCGATGACGATGGTCGCGCCCGGAAGCGGCTTGCCTTCGTTGTCCAGAACCTTGCCGGCGAGAGTGCCGGTCGTCGGCTGCTGGGCAAAGACGGCCAGCGAGGCGGCGACGATCATCATCAAGGCGATGACGAGCCACGATCTCCTCATGCTGTCCCTCCTCCTGTGTGGGTGACTGTTGTCGCCAAGCCCGCCGCCACGCCGGAAGGGCCTCCTCCAAACGCGGCGTCCGCCGCCCCCGCGGCGAACGACCGCCCCTTCCGGCGCGCGGCGCGCAGGGCCTACTTCTTCGGTTTCGGCTGCTGCTTCTGCTGCTCCTTCTGCTTCTGCGCCGCTTGGGCCTTCAGGTCCCGCTGCAGCGCGTCGATGACCTGCTTCTCGGATTCGGCGTCCGGCGCGTTCGGCGCGGCGGCGACGTAGGCCTGAAGCTCCGCCAGCGCGTCTTCCCGCTTGTCCTGGTTGAGCAGAGCCTCGGCGAGATACTTGTGCGCGTCCGCGAGGTCGGGCTTGAGCTCGAGCGCCTTGCGGAAGTGCTGTTCCGCCGCGGCCCACTGCTTGGAGCGCATCAACGCGGCGGCGACGTTGAAGTTGAGCACGCCGGCGTCGGCCGGCGAGAGCGGCGCGGAGGCGACGAGCTTGTCGGCGTCGTCGGCGCGGCCGGCGGCGCTGTAGGCGTCGGCCAGCTGGACGATGATCGCCGGGTCGCTCGGCGTCAGCTTGTAGGCTTCCTCGAGCAGCGGCAGCGCCTCGGCGTCCTTCTTCTGCTCCCGCAGCGCCAGCGCCAGATTCAGCAGCAGCGGCGAGCGCTGCGCCGGCTCGGTCGCCAGCGGCAGCCGCTCCTGCATCGTCGCCGCCGCCTCGGGGAACTGCTTCCGCCCGATGTAGAACGACGCGAGAAGGTCCATCGCGCTGTCGAACTTCGGGTTGAGCTGGATCGCTTCCTTGAGCGGGGCCTCGACCTCGTCGGCGCGGTTGAGCTTGTAGAGGCAGAAGCCGCGCATGTAGAGCATCGTCGCGACGTCGGCCGGCTTGGCCTCGGCCCGCTTGGCGAGCAGCTTGTCCACCTCGCCGAGCCCGGCGTCGAACTGGCCCGCCTGGATCGCCGCGACGGCCGCGCGGAGCTTCTCCTTCAGCTCGCGGTCCTGGACGTCGACGCCGCCGGGGCCGGCCGCCCCGGCCTGGCCGGTCGGCTTCCCCACGAAGAGCCGGAGCTCGACCGTGTTGGCGTCGGACGGGATGGAGACCGGCATGACCGGGTTGTTCGGATCGAGCAGCCCCTCGCGGTCCTCGAGCACCTTGCCGCTGGGAAGGTTGATCTTGCGCCGCTGCTGGTCGCGCATCTTCACCGCGGCCTTGACGATCTGCTTCCCCGGAACATCGACCTCGACGACGTAGTCGCCGGAGGGCGCGAAGACGCAGATGACCTCGCCCTTCTTGTTGGTCGTGTTCTTGTAGACCGAGGAGTTGGGGATCGGCTTCATCCCCTCGCCGGCCTTGAGGATCGTGACCGGGGCGTCCTTGATCGGCTGGCCGTCCTCGAGGGCGACGACCGTGATCGTGATCTTCGGGTTGTTGAGAGCATGCGCCGCGCCGATCGCGGCGCACACGACCACCGCGGCGGCGACGACGAAGGCGACGGCCAACGACCGACGACGGCTCATTTTCACCCCTCTTTCGCCGAGCCCCCAAAGCCCGGCGAAAAGGACAAAACTACTCGATTGCAGCGAAGCAACTTCCGCGCCAGCCGCCCCAAATTCGGCTAGCCCCAAAGATTCCCGCTACTTAACGGTCGAACCGTTTCCCTCGACGGTCGAGTCCGTCTTGTTCGGCGATCCAAGAGTTTGGTTTTCTCCAAGCCCTTGGATTCCGGGATGGATTGAATAGTCCGTCCCCACCGTGATGTCAACCGCCCTTTCGGCGGCGTGCTTGAAAACTCCCTCCGACATCCGGGCCCGGAGGCGGTAGCCGCCGGGGCGCAGCGGCAGGAGCAGCGTGTGCCCGAACTTCCGGCCCACCCGGTGCTCCTTCTGCTCGTCGGTCAGGGAGAACTCCACGGTGTCGTAGGCCTCGGCCGCGCGCCGGCCGTCCACGGCGATCGCCTCGACGTAGAAGGAGACCTGCGCGTTCCACTTCCCCTCGTCCCGCGTGACCGAAACGTCGTCGAGCGGCGCCTGGACGATGACCGGCACGGCGATCCCGCCCTCCGCGACGCGCGGCTTCCCCACGCCGATCTCGAGCGGCAGCGCCTGCGGCAGGCCGCGCAGCGGATCGAAGCGGTCGGGGAACGTGGCCTCGACCCCCTTGCGGGCGATCTTGACCTTGATCTTCGGCGCCCCGACGATCGACGGATCGCGGCGGAACCCGACCGTGTAGAGCCCCTCGACGGCGGAGGCCGCCGCGGGAAGGGACCTCTCGATCATCGGCCCGTGCAGCCCGCGCCCGCCCGTGCGGTAGGAGATCGTGTCCAGGGCGGAACGCGTCTCGTCGAACGCCGCGGTGTAAGGATCGTTGTTCCGCCGCTCGTTCATCTGGGACTGCAGATCGACGTCGGAGCCCGCGGCGCGGCGGCCGGAGGCGCGGGTGTCGAAGGTGAAGAACGTGACGTCGGCCGCGGCGGCGACGCGCGTCATCTCCATCACCTCGCCCTGCACGCGCGACTCGAACAGGCGGCGCGCCGTGCCGTAGTTGATCGCGTCCGTGCCGAAGGCGCCGAGGATCGCCTGGCTCGCCAGATCGCCCGGATCGAGGAGCAGACCGTCGCTGAACAGCAGCACCGCCTTGCGCCCCGGGATCGCCGCGACCGCGCCGACGAAGCTCCGCAGCGCCGCGATCGTCTGCCGCGAGCGCGTCTCCCAGTCGTAGACCACCGGCTGCGCCGCCATCTGCGCGCAGCTCAAGGTGTCGTAGGCGTTGTCGCACGTGTGCAGGCTGTCCATCAGCCCCTTGACGTCGGCGAGGAAGTCGTGGAACTCGCCGGGGGGCATGAAGCCCGGATCCTGCAGCAGCTGCAGCAGCGGCGCCTTGTCCGCGGTGAAGTTGACGAGCGTCTTGACGCCGTCCTTCGAGAGCGCGGCGACGGCGACGCTGTCCTCGGGCCGCATCTTCGTCTCGACCCAGTTCCGCGCCGCGGCGACGTTCCGCGCGCGGTCCTGCGTGCGGGTGTTGAAGCCGTCGAAGAGCAGCACGATCCGCCGCACCGGCTTCGGCGCCGGAATGCGGACCGTCCCTTCGTCCTCCGCGACCCGCTGCCCCGCCGCGGTGACGAGCGGCGCGGCGTGCGGCAGGACGCGCACCGCGAGGTCGCGCGTGGCGAACGGCTCGAGGTAGGCGATCTCCCGCGTCTTCCCTTCCTCGCGGATCTCGATCTCCTCCGGCTTGAGGTCCTTCACCGGCGCCCCGTCCTTGTCGGTGACGAGGAGCTGGATCTCGCCGATCCGCACGACGATCTCCGCCTTGAAGTCCTTCTCCCGGCCGGGAGGAGGCGTCGTCGGCGGCGCGTCGGCGGCGAACGCCGCCGCGGCGGCGATCAGGGAAGCCGCGAGGACCGGGCCCGAAAGAGCGCAGCGCTTCATGGGGCGATTCTAAGCAGAAACCGGACGATTTTGGCGGGCCTTATCGCCCGGCATTTCAACTTCGTCGGTCGGGGCGAATCGCCTCACCGCGCCATCAGGCGCGCGGCGGCCCGCAGCAGGATCTCCAGGCCGATCGGCGGAACGTCGTCGTCCACCAGGAAGCGCGGCGAATGATGCGGCGCGTCGGTCCCCCGCCGCGGATCGCTCATGCCGAGCAGCATCAGCGCCGCGGGGCGGGCGTCGGCGATGAACGAGAAGTCCTCCGCGACCATCGTCATCGGCCCGGGGGCGACCGCCTCCGCGCCGAGCGCCGTCCGCGCGGCGCCGGCCAGCGCCTCCGCGACGCGAGCGTCGTTGACCGTCGCCAAGTAGCCCTCGGAGACGAAGACGTCGGCCTGCGCGCCGTGCGCCGCGGCGACCGCGGCGGCGAGCTCGTGGACGCGCCGGATCAGCGTCGTCCGCGTCTCCTGGTCCGCCGCACGCAGCGTGCCGCGCAGCAGCGCCTTGCCGGGAAGGATGTTGTGCGTGTCCCCCGCGGCGAGGTGGCCGATCGAGAGCACGGCCGGCTTGAGCGGATCGACGTCGCGCGAAACGACGGTGTGGAGCGCCGCGACGAGCTGCGCCGCGGCGAGGACGAGATCGTGCGCGAGGTGCGGCGCCGCGGCGTGCCCGCCGCGCGCCGTCAGCGTCACCTGGAATTCGTTGGAGGAGGCGGTCGTCGGCCCGGCGGGGACGATCGCCCGCCCGCGATCGAGGAAGCTCCACACGTGCATCGCCAGCGCGAAGTCGACCCCCATCTCGTCGAGGAGGCCGGTTTCGACGACCCGCTTGCCGCCGGCGCCGTGTTCCTCGCCGGGCTGGAAGAGCAGGACGATCCGCCCGGGCAGCCGCTCGCCGCCCAAGCGCGCCAGCGCGTGCGCGGCGCCGAGCGCGGCCGCGACGTGCGCGTCGTGGCCGCAGGCGTGCATCCGTCCCGGATGGGCGGAGCGGAGATCCCGCCCGTCCACTTCGTCGAGCGGCAGCCCGTCCATGTCGGCGCGCAGCAGCACGGTCGGCCCCGGTCCGGCGCCCGGCAGTTCGACGGCGATCCCGGTCCCGACGATCCCGACCCGCGGGGCGAGCGCGAGACCGCGCAGCGTCCGCTCGACGTAGGCCGCCGTCTCGCGCTCCTCGAACGCCAGTTCGGGGATGCGGTGCAGCGCGCGGCGGTGCTCGACGACGAGCGGCGCCACGGCGCGCGCCGCCGCGGCGAGACGTCCTTCGAGCGTCGAGAGCTGGTTGTTGGCTTCGTTCACGGGAGTCTCCCCCTCGGTCGCGCCGCCATTGTAGCCGCGGCGGACGAAGGCGGAGGGCGCGCGGGCGGCGGAACGCGGCCGAAGGCGGAGAGGGCGCGGCGGCGGTACGCGGCCGAAGGCGGAGGGGGCGCGGCGGCGGAACGCGGCCGCGGACCGGCGCTAGCGCTCCGGAATCAGGCAGGCGAGGCCGTGGACGAACCGGTCCCGGCGGGCGCGGGCGACGGCCGCCCCGCGACGCTCGTTCTCGCGGCGGCCGAGATCCTCGATCGCGGCGAGGCTCTGCCGCACCGCCGCCTCGAGCGCCCGGTCGGGGGCGTGGTCCGCGGCGAGCGCCTCCCAGAGCTTGTCGATCGCCCCGCGGGAAAGGCCGCCGGTGGCCGGGTCTTCCTGCAGGCCGGCCTTGACGACGGCCGCCGCCCAGCGGCCGCTCCACGCCTCGGCGGCGGGAGTCGTCCGCTCCAGCGCCGCGGCCCACGCGCGGGCGGCGCGCCCGGAGGCTTCCTCGTCGTCGAACAGCGGCTCGAGGCAGCGCCCCGGGCCGCGCGGCGCGCGGCGCGCGGCGCGGTCCTCGTCGGGCCAGGCCGGGGCCGCCGCGGCGGCCGACGGCGCGGGGGGCGGCGCCGCGCTCGGAACGACGGCCACGGAGGGCGGCTCGATCCGCAGTTCCCCCTTGGTCGCGCTGCGCACCGTCGTCGGCGCGAACGAGACGACCAGCCGCTGCCCGAGCTTCACCGCGCCGCCGTCCACGACGAAGTCGAGGACGAGCGGGGAGCTGCCCGAGGCGCGGCGCAGCCTCCTGCCGTTCGCGTCGGCGAGCCAGAGGCCGGCGATCCCCGGACCGGTCCACGCGGCGCGGACGACCCACGTCCCCGGATGGTCGGGGACGAACGGCACGCGCACGACGCCCGCGGCGCCGGCCGGCGACTCGAAGGAGAAGACCCCGCCGCCCGAGACGGCGGGGGGTTCGTCCGCCCCCGCGGCGAAGGCGGCGGGCGCCGCGGCGAGGGCGAGCAGGGCGGCGGCGAGAAACGCGCGGGAGCGGCGCACGGTCAGGAGGGATCGACCGCGCGCATCGAGACCGCGAACGACTCCTTCTCGACGCGCGGCTTGTCGAGACGGCGGCCGTTCTCGACGGTGGTGGTCTTGCGCAGCACCAGCGTCTTCCCCGCCGCGCGGCGCGTCGCGCCGAGGTCGACGTCCCGCCGGACGAACGTCCGCGCGGATTCCGGCGTGTCCTGGTCGCGGCGGGTGTCGGTCTCCCACCAGCCTTCCCAGACGCGGCGCGGGTTCCCCGGATCGGCGAACGTGTAGACCTCGGCGACCCGCTCGACGCGGTTCGCGGAGAGCGACGTGTCCCAGGTCAGGAGCAGGTCGGACCGGCCGTCGCCGTCGAAGTCCACGACCGCCAGCTCGCCGTCGTGGGCCGGGCGTCCGGTCTCGGCCATCACGTGCCGGACCCAGAGGAGCGGCCCGCGCTCCGCGCCGGCGCCCGCCAAGGCGACGCCGTAGATGACCTCGCTCCCCTTCGCCGGATCCGACTCGCCGGTCAGGGCGTTGACGCTGTAGAGAAACTCCTGCGTCCCGTCGCCGTTGAGATCGGCCTTCGCCACGACGACGTTCAGTTGCGCCTCGCGCGGAACGTCGCGGGGATCGTCCGGCAGGCGCGGCGTCTTGGCCGCGGAGGCGGCCATCAGGGCCGAAAGCAGCGTGGTCAGGCCCAGAGCCGCCACAATTCCGCGCATGGGATTCATGGTGTCGCCAATATAACCTGCCCGGTTTCGCGGCGTGACCCGCGTCCAAGCGGAAAAACGTCAAGTTGGAGCCCCGGTCGGGCGACCGCGGCCGAGGCAAAGAATCGCTCCCGCCCGCCGAACGCGCAACGGCCGCCGACGGGGGCGGCCGTCCGGCCGAGAGCGCCCGCGGCCGCCGCCGGGGCGGCCGTCCGGACGCGAGCGCCAGCGGCCGCCGCCGGGCGGCCGTCGCGCCGCTACGGCCGCGCCGGGACGGTCGAGACCGACGTCTCGAGCCGCAGGTAGGCCGGAACGTCGGTCGTCATCACCAGGCGCCCGTTCCGCGGCGCGTCGGGCGGCGGACCGGAGCAGGTCAGCTGCACGACCTGCAGCGAGGCGGCGGCCGTCGAAAGGACGGAGGCCGAGCAGCCGGCCATCTCCCCCTCGAGCCGGGCCTCGAGCAGCCGGAAGGGGCGGCCGGCGGTGTTCTGGACGGTCACGTTGGCCCGCGTCTCGGCGCCGCCCGGCGGCCGCGGCAGCGCCACCGACTGGGGGCTCGCCCAGAGAAGCGGCCGCACGGCGCCGAAGACGTCCACCGCGAGGAGCGGCCGCTGCGGGTGGTTCGTCTTCGCCTGCAGCTTGGCCTGGATCCGCCGCGCGGTCGCCGTGGTCTTGAGCGACACCACGATCCGCGCCTCGGAGCGGTCCGGACCGGCCGGAGCGGGCGCGACGGCGATCGCCGAGTCGTCGATCGACAGGTCCGAGAGTTCGAGCGGCGCGCCGTCGGCGCGGCGCACGACGAGCTCCACCGGGGCGGCCGACTCGTTCTGGGCGACGAAGAAGGAGACGCTCGGCGGCGTCGCGACGAGCGGGTTCGCGACCACGAACGACACCGAGAGCGCGAGCGACGGACGCTCCGGATCGTTCGTCGAAACGGTGATGCCCTTCCGCACGCCGCCGAAGAGGCCGTGCGTGCCGACCGTGGCCTGGATCTTCCCCCGCCCGCCGGGCGGGACGACCGCGTCGTACGCGGTCACGGTGCAGCCTCAGCCGGGTTGCGCGGAGAGGATCCGCAGGTCGGCGTTCCCCGCGTTCTCGAACGAGAAGACGGCGACGGCGCTTTCCCCCTCCACGACGCGTCCCAGATCGACGTTCGGCGAAGCCAGGACCAAGACCGGGCGCGGCGGCGGCGGCGCGGCGGCGCCGTCGGACGGCGCGCCGGCGAGCGCAAGCGCGGCAAGCAGCAGTGCGGCCGAAGACACGATGCTCCCCTTTCCTCGAACGACGCGATTATGCCAAACGTGAGGCGCGGGGTCAGGGACGGGCGGGGGCGACGAGCACGCGGATGAACGCCTCGAGCAGCGAGGGGTCGAACTGCCCCGCCATGTTCTGCGTCATCCGCCACAGCGCCTGGTACCCCGAGAGGGCCGAGCGGTTCTTTCCGGAGGAGGTCAGCGCGTCGAAGATGTCCACGATCGCCACGAGGCGCGCCGCGAAGGGGATCTCGTCCCGCCGCTGCCCGTCGGGGAATCCGGAGCCGTCGCAACGCTCGTGGTGCCGCAGCACGACGTCGCACGACACCGGGTCGTCGAAGTCGGCGCGGCGCAGGATCTCGACCCCGCGCGCCGGATGGCGCAGGACGTCGGCCCATTCCTGGTCGGACATCCCGCCGGTGCGGTGCAGCAGGTCGAGCGGCGTCGAGCCGCGGCCGACGTCGTGGAGCATCGCGGCGCGGGCGACCATCGACATCCGGTCCATGTCCCCCCACCCGACCGCGCGGGCCAGTTCCGCGGCGTAGAGGCCGCAGCGGACGGCGTGGTTGTAGGCGTCCATGTCCTCGGCCAGCAGCTTGAGGAGCTGCCCGAACGACTCCTGCTCGGTCAGCAGGAAGCGCGCGGCCGACTCCGCGACGCTGCGCACCCGCTCCCCGAGTCCCGGCGCGCCGAGGTCGGACAGGGCGAGTTCGATCACGCTGCGCGAGACGCCGAGCAGCGCCCCGGCCCGCGTGCGGACCGGCAGCGTGTCGTCGATCAGGATGTCGTCGAGTTCGAGCTCCAGGCGCGACGGCGGCGGGACTTCGCGCGGAACGCCCTCCGGCTCCGGCACGCCGTCGAGCGGGCGGCCGCGCGCCCGGCAGTAGGCGAAGACGGCCGGCGCCTGCTCCGACGGGACCAAGATCTCGCGGACGCCGTTGTCCAGCAGCCGCCGCTGCACGTCGGCCGTGAACTCGAGCGCCGCGTCGCGGTAGAGAACCGGATCCGAGCCGCCGTACCGCAGGAACAGATCGAACCCGAGCACCGTCGCCGGCTCGAGGCTGTCCAGCGGAACCGAGAAGAACGCGCGCGGGGGCGCGGCGAGGCCGAGGCTCATGGCGAGGGCTCCGGCGCCGGAACCGTTCCGGCGGGCTCGCCCCCCATATCGGCCGCGACGCCGAATCCTTAAGAAAAGGGCCGCCCCGGCGGGCGGCCCGAATGATCCGCGGCACTGACGCAGCCGCCTTCGATCGGTCCGCCGGTCGCCGCCTGGGACGGTCGCCGGGAACCCCTCCTCCACAAGCGCTGGAAGATACCGCAGTTCGCGGCCGATGAAACCGTTTACCGCGCGCGACGGTCGCGTCAGCCGCCGATCGTGCGGCGCCGTACCCCTCGCGGCGGACGAAAAGGCGGGAACGACCGCCGAGCTTCGGGCGTTCCCTTGAAGTGGTGTTTCACGTCTCCAACCCGGAGGTGCCCGTGAAGCTCGCCCTGTTCGCCTTCGCCGCTCTGGTCCCGTTCGCCGACGCCGCGGCCCCCCAAGAGGCCCCGCCGACGGCGCCGCCCCCCGAGCCGGCGGCGTCCGCGCCGCCCGCCCCTCAGGCGACGACGTCCCGCGACGCGGCCGTCTCCTGCCCGTTCGCGGGCCGCTGGAAGCTCAACGAGGAGCTGAGCGACGACCCGTCCGCCGCGTTGCGCGAACTCGCCCAGCAGGGCGGCCAAGGGCCCGGACAGGGCCGCGGCGGCCGCGGCGGCGGGCGCGGGCGGGGCGGCCGCGGCGGAGGCGGCGGCATGGGCGGAGGGATGGGAGAGCCCGGCGGCATGGGCGGCGGCATGAGGGGCGGCGGGGGCGAACCCGGCGGCATGGGCGGCGGGATGGGCGAACCCGGCGAGATGGGCGGCGGGGGCGAGT encodes:
- a CDS encoding carboxypeptidase regulatory-like domain-containing protein — its product is MRRSWLVIALMMIVAASLAVFAQQPTTGTLAGKVLDNEGKPLPGATIVIEGPLGERSTQTDVDGNFEFRFMPPGIYKVKAEMAGFSPVLFSKVGLTTGQITRLPVKLNPGKTEEVTVTSVTPLIDVKRSEVLSSFKTDQAINTMPIGRNFVAAVAFAPGVVDGGGTGQGNYSIGGSSGLENSYIIDGVNITDSGYGGVGTYSLNYGSLGTGITSDFLEEVQVKTGGFEAEYGQALGGVISGIVRSGTNDVKGRVGVYVEPRSLASQGKMASLIRGMINDQVGPQTTDIGLQAGGPFIKDRAFWFVAYNPVKNWNDEIVKTDDPRNPLRLADPTTASTYLDQNFMPNDSQTVRGDRKRDNYAAKFNFVASANHRFELTAFGDPSKGYGNLGTNASSAIRFFGRADVNGDGTLESMSRVPADAAGGAFASTIKYGAHQQSLRYTGLFGSDWFVEAQVNHRKNDFTETSTVNDFRFRDRRMVLEAGMAPQPVVGGSGFTGPTTDKTMDYSLKITKTLGSHEIKAGFQYFDLKYSAASTYSGPSFNVPFRHAVSDGEGGWVADTNPATMNIYVPTTSGALVDVRGGYGAGNCTAGLDIYGSAAVPCTADPVYRVTRARFNEPGETSAKDTALFIQDTWSITDKWTVKLGLRSSTQKLKGAGE
- a CDS encoding tetratricopeptide repeat protein, whose protein sequence is MSRRRSLAVAFVVAAAVVVCAAIGAAHALNNPKITITVVALEDGQPIKDAPVTILKAGEGMKPIPNSSVYKNTTNKKGEVICVFAPSGDYVVEVDVPGKQIVKAAVKMRDQQRRKINLPSGKVLEDREGLLDPNNPVMPVSIPSDANTVELRLFVGKPTGQAGAAGPGGVDVQDRELKEKLRAAVAAIQAGQFDAGLGEVDKLLAKRAEAKPADVATMLYMRGFCLYKLNRADEVEAPLKEAIQLNPKFDSAMDLLASFYIGRKQFPEAAATMQERLPLATEPAQRSPLLLNLALALREQKKDAEALPLLEEAYKLTPSDPAIIVQLADAYSAAGRADDADKLVASAPLSPADAGVLNFNVAAALMRSKQWAAAEQHFRKALELKPDLADAHKYLAEALLNQDKREDALAELQAYVAAAPNAPDAESEKQVIDALQRDLKAQAAQKQKEQQKQQPKPKK
- a CDS encoding VWA domain-containing protein, with amino-acid sequence MKRCALSGPVLAASLIAAAAAFAADAPPTTPPPGREKDFKAEIVVRIGEIQLLVTDKDGAPVKDLKPEEIEIREEGKTREIAYLEPFATRDLAVRVLPHAAPLVTAAGQRVAEDEGTVRIPAPKPVRRIVLLFDGFNTRTQDRARNVAAARNWVETKMRPEDSVAVAALSKDGVKTLVNFTADKAPLLQLLQDPGFMPPGEFHDFLADVKGLMDSLHTCDNAYDTLSCAQMAAQPVVYDWETRSRQTIAALRSFVGAVAAIPGRKAVLLFSDGLLLDPGDLASQAILGAFGTDAINYGTARRLFESRVQGEVMEMTRVAAAADVTFFTFDTRASGRRAAGSDVDLQSQMNERRNNDPYTAAFDETRSALDTISYRTGGRGLHGPMIERSLPAAASAVEGLYTVGFRRDPSIVGAPKIKVKIARKGVEATFPDRFDPLRGLPQALPLEIGVGKPRVAEGGIAVPVIVQAPLDDVSVTRDEGKWNAQVSFYVEAIAVDGRRAAEAYDTVEFSLTDEQKEHRVGRKFGHTLLLPLRPGGYRLRARMSEGVFKHAAERAVDITVGTDYSIHPGIQGLGENQTLGSPNKTDSTVEGNGSTVK
- a CDS encoding M20 family metallopeptidase, with amino-acid sequence MNEANNQLSTLEGRLAAAARAVAPLVVEHRRALHRIPELAFEERETAAYVERTLRGLALAPRVGIVGTGIAVELPGAGPGPTVLLRADMDGLPLDEVDGRDLRSAHPGRMHACGHDAHVAAALGAAHALARLGGERLPGRIVLLFQPGEEHGAGGKRVVETGLLDEMGVDFALAMHVWSFLDRGRAIVPAGPTTASSNEFQVTLTARGGHAAAPHLAHDLVLAAAQLVAALHTVVSRDVDPLKPAVLSIGHLAAGDTHNILPGKALLRGTLRAADQETRTTLIRRVHELAAAVAAAHGAQADVFVSEGYLATVNDARVAEALAGAARTALGAEAVAPGPMTMVAEDFSFIADARPAALMLLGMSDPRRGTDAPHHSPRFLVDDDVPPIGLEILLRAAARLMAR
- a CDS encoding DUF1573 domain-containing protein, producing MSSAALLLAALALAGAPSDGAAAPPPPRPVLVLASPNVDLGRVVEGESAVAVFSFENAGNADLRILSAQPG
- a CDS encoding HD domain-containing protein, with amino-acid sequence MSLGLAAPPRAFFSVPLDSLEPATVLGFDLFLRYGGSDPVLYRDAALEFTADVQRRLLDNGVREILVPSEQAPAVFAYCRARGRPLDGVPEPEGVPREVPPPSRLELELDDILIDDTLPVRTRAGALLGVSRSVIELALSDLGAPGLGERVRSVAESAARFLLTEQESFGQLLKLLAEDMDAYNHAVRCGLYAAELARAVGWGDMDRMSMVARAAMLHDVGRGSTPLDLLHRTGGMSDQEWADVLRHPARGVEILRRADFDDPVSCDVVLRHHERCDGSGFPDGQRRDEIPFAARLVAIVDIFDALTSSGKNRSALSGYQALWRMTQNMAGQFDPSLLEAFIRVLVAPARP